In a genomic window of Candidatus Microthrix parvicella Bio17-1:
- a CDS encoding prephenate dehydratase domain-containing protein, whose product MPRPSPDLVAGNNRPDGLPARLVIFGAAQGMGRWLAEQVFANVAMQLVLVDVSHHVFEHPVDRPWRRPPLRLKVAYEDGRPVFTDVDGTTAPSPLDPPPAGRLALCLAVPADAVDTIASAVLPLPAPGSIVFDVTSSKNQPLAALRARRDDLAVFGTHPLFGPRVPGPAGQTVVVCPDPADPEAHRWLSDLFATAGTAVHEVSAEEHDQAMSWVQALTHQVLIVFAGLVSRSEPGMEELWRFRTPVFEALAGLAGRVLTPSQDSTIAAIQAGVNGSARADDLAEAVAALQVALSSGDPGDTAGFIAWAREGLRAVDLSRLQATAEDAVAAVQRLRADLAAARTNGVVVGLVPRDGSGRRPHIGTILEVTSTDVVLLDAVLGPDDAAVLVTDEPGAARAAKLGIAGKASRVTLALAGHRLLAEPELQRWLAGHLATLGRDVRLVVPPSLNGEELGRMLAALVPGLTGATVVADRWFRGDRELILRLGIRADTDPDLTRDAVVAQVEALVTPPPAAGVETVAYLGPPGTFTELAARALAAEAAGDSAALVAAPSVGAALDRLSDGRAAWAVVPVSNTLSGGVRPALEALAARSGELAVSGSQVVAVNFTAWVHPDDLGADPAGVVSHEQALAQCTGYLASLGGDDGHIETRKADSTAEACRVVADRAHPGWVALAGPTTGTRYGLVAAAEELADRTDSATTFVLVRRASSGAGRGGDRTVDIDLDLPSIRLPGLSPHEPPARIRVTERG is encoded by the coding sequence ATGCCCCGGCCCTCTCCAGACCTGGTTGCCGGAAACAACCGGCCCGACGGTTTGCCCGCCCGCCTGGTGATTTTTGGCGCTGCACAGGGCATGGGTCGCTGGCTGGCCGAGCAGGTGTTCGCCAACGTTGCAATGCAGTTGGTGCTCGTCGACGTGTCCCATCATGTCTTCGAGCATCCGGTTGACCGTCCCTGGCGCCGCCCGCCCCTCCGCCTGAAGGTCGCCTACGAGGACGGGCGCCCGGTCTTCACCGATGTCGACGGCACAACCGCCCCGTCGCCGCTCGATCCACCACCGGCGGGACGGCTGGCGTTGTGCCTTGCCGTGCCGGCCGACGCGGTTGACACGATCGCTTCAGCGGTGCTGCCGCTGCCGGCGCCCGGCAGCATCGTCTTCGACGTGACCTCCTCCAAGAACCAGCCGCTGGCCGCCCTGCGCGCCCGGCGTGATGACCTGGCGGTGTTCGGCACCCATCCGCTGTTCGGGCCCCGCGTCCCCGGACCGGCCGGTCAGACGGTGGTGGTGTGCCCGGATCCGGCCGATCCGGAGGCGCACCGGTGGTTGAGCGACCTGTTTGCCACGGCCGGCACGGCGGTACACGAGGTGTCGGCCGAAGAGCACGACCAGGCGATGAGCTGGGTGCAGGCGCTCACCCACCAGGTGTTGATCGTCTTCGCAGGGTTGGTCAGCAGGTCCGAACCTGGAATGGAGGAACTGTGGCGTTTCAGGACCCCGGTCTTCGAAGCGCTGGCCGGGCTGGCCGGCAGGGTGCTGACCCCCAGCCAGGACTCGACGATCGCCGCCATCCAGGCCGGGGTGAACGGGTCGGCCCGGGCCGACGACCTGGCCGAGGCGGTGGCGGCGCTCCAGGTGGCGCTCAGCAGTGGCGACCCAGGTGACACCGCCGGGTTCATCGCCTGGGCCCGCGAGGGCCTGCGGGCCGTGGACCTCAGCCGCCTGCAGGCCACGGCGGAGGATGCGGTCGCCGCCGTGCAACGACTTCGTGCCGATTTGGCGGCGGCCAGGACCAACGGCGTGGTGGTCGGCCTGGTGCCGCGTGACGGCTCTGGGCGACGACCCCACATCGGCACCATCCTGGAGGTCACCAGCACCGACGTGGTACTGCTCGATGCCGTGTTGGGGCCCGACGATGCCGCCGTACTCGTGACCGACGAACCCGGTGCCGCACGGGCCGCCAAGCTTGGCATCGCAGGGAAGGCCAGTCGGGTCACCCTGGCGCTCGCCGGTCACCGCCTGCTGGCCGAGCCCGAGCTGCAACGTTGGCTGGCCGGTCACCTGGCCACCCTTGGGCGGGACGTGAGGTTGGTGGTGCCACCCTCACTGAACGGCGAGGAGTTGGGCCGGATGCTGGCGGCGCTGGTGCCAGGACTGACCGGGGCCACCGTGGTGGCCGATCGCTGGTTTCGTGGGGATCGGGAGTTGATCCTTCGCCTTGGTATCCGGGCCGACACCGACCCCGACCTGACCCGCGACGCGGTGGTCGCCCAGGTGGAGGCGCTGGTGACCCCGCCGCCGGCGGCCGGCGTCGAGACGGTGGCGTACCTCGGTCCGCCCGGCACGTTCACCGAGCTGGCGGCCAGGGCGCTGGCCGCCGAGGCGGCCGGTGACAGTGCCGCGCTGGTGGCGGCACCCTCTGTGGGAGCGGCCCTTGACCGGCTGTCCGACGGCCGGGCCGCCTGGGCCGTGGTGCCGGTGAGCAACACGCTGTCCGGCGGCGTCCGGCCCGCGCTTGAGGCCCTGGCCGCCCGCAGCGGAGAGTTGGCGGTGTCGGGATCACAGGTGGTGGCGGTGAACTTCACCGCGTGGGTGCACCCCGACGACCTCGGCGCCGATCCCGCCGGTGTGGTGAGCCACGAGCAGGCGTTGGCCCAGTGCACCGGCTACCTGGCGTCGCTCGGCGGCGACGACGGGCACATCGAGACGCGGAAGGCCGACTCGACCGCAGAGGCCTGCCGGGTGGTTGCCGACCGGGCCCATCCCGGATGGGTGGCCCTGGCGGGACCCACCACCGGCACCCGGTACGGGCTGGTGGCCGCCGCAGAGGAACTGGCCGACCGCACCGACAGCGCCACCACGTTCGTTTTGGTCAGGCGGGCATCGTCAGGGGCGGGCCGCGGCGGGGACCGGACTGTTGACATCGACCTGGATCTGCCGTCGATCCGGCTTCCCGGCCTGTCACCCCACGAGCCGCCGGCCAGAATTCGAGTGACCGAACGCGGCTGA
- a CDS encoding DUF2254 domain-containing protein, translating to MGLKRSSRWRVRRVRHWIKSSLWVVPGAYAAVALGTGVALVAFDHSSPLQSPLDLSAASATAALAALGGGMITFTGFVMSVVLLVVQFGSSQFSPRFLRWFRDDPVIKHSLGTFIATFVFALTATALSGRGADSIVPYRALVGAMVLTAASIAWFLALISRTSDNLRVAHVIQRIDSQARRVFDDVYPVSSTEVEAAQQAAASVDPSSTVQEVRNPDVGGILVAVDRDELLRIAERHDALIEMCAAVGDHIAAGGLVVRVYGDHKLPVRPLSGALMFGDERTIEDDPAFTLRLLVDVAIKALSPAVNDPTTAVQCLHRIEDVLRYAAAKHLSTGVVTDQQGTVRVLVPAPTWDDLVALALDEIRAFGAGQYQIVRRLRALLDDLTADLPAKRRPALTTQLELLDEAMERAIPLAQRSDALVADRQGLGLAIRPPSSDR from the coding sequence GTGGGATTGAAGCGATCCAGCCGTTGGCGAGTCCGTCGGGTCCGCCACTGGATCAAAAGCAGCCTCTGGGTCGTTCCCGGTGCGTACGCTGCGGTCGCCTTGGGCACCGGCGTGGCGCTCGTGGCCTTTGACCACAGCAGCCCGCTGCAGTCGCCGCTCGATCTCAGTGCGGCCAGCGCGACCGCGGCGCTCGCCGCACTTGGTGGCGGCATGATCACCTTTACCGGATTCGTCATGTCGGTGGTGCTCCTCGTCGTGCAGTTCGGCAGCAGCCAGTTCTCACCCCGGTTTCTCCGCTGGTTTCGCGACGACCCGGTCATCAAGCACAGCCTGGGCACCTTCATCGCCACCTTCGTGTTCGCCCTGACCGCCACGGCGCTCAGCGGTCGCGGCGCCGACAGCATCGTGCCGTACCGCGCGCTCGTCGGGGCGATGGTGTTGACCGCCGCCAGCATCGCCTGGTTTCTGGCCCTCATTTCCCGAACGTCGGACAACCTCCGGGTTGCCCACGTCATCCAGCGCATTGACAGCCAGGCGCGGCGGGTGTTCGACGACGTGTACCCGGTGAGCAGCACCGAGGTGGAGGCGGCCCAGCAAGCGGCGGCGAGCGTCGACCCCAGCTCGACCGTGCAGGAGGTGCGAAATCCCGACGTGGGAGGCATCCTGGTGGCCGTCGACCGCGACGAGTTGCTGCGTATTGCCGAGCGCCACGACGCGCTGATCGAGATGTGTGCGGCGGTGGGGGACCACATCGCCGCCGGAGGCCTGGTGGTCCGGGTGTACGGCGATCACAAGCTACCGGTGCGGCCGCTCAGCGGTGCCCTGATGTTTGGCGACGAACGGACGATCGAGGATGACCCGGCGTTCACGTTGCGGCTTCTCGTCGACGTGGCGATCAAGGCGCTGTCACCTGCGGTGAACGACCCGACCACGGCGGTCCAGTGCCTCCATCGCATCGAGGACGTGCTGCGTTATGCCGCCGCCAAGCACCTCTCGACCGGCGTCGTGACCGATCAACAAGGGACGGTGCGCGTACTGGTCCCGGCCCCCACGTGGGACGATCTGGTCGCCCTGGCCCTCGACGAGATTCGGGCGTTCGGGGCCGGCCAATACCAGATAGTTCGGCGCCTCCGGGCCCTGCTCGATGACCTGACCGCCGACCTGCCGGCCAAGCGCCGCCCAGCGTTGACCACACAGCTGGAGCTGCTCGACGAAGCGATGGAGCGAGCGATTCCGTTGGCGCAGCGCTCCGATGCGCTCGTGGCCGACCGTCAGGGATTGGGCCTGGCGATCCGTCCGCCGTCGTCGGATCGGTAG